From bacterium, the proteins below share one genomic window:
- a CDS encoding bifunctional (p)ppGpp synthetase/guanosine-3',5'-bis(diphosphate) 3'-pyrophosphohydrolase — MIRLHDILDMVSAYIPDADLDLIRKAYIFSAKAHQGQTRRSGEPYLIHPMEVAGILAGMRLDVPSIATALLHDTVEDTVATLEEIETLFGEEIKNLVDGVTKLSKIQFTTSEERQAENFRKMIMAMAKDIRVIIVKLADRVHNMRTLEHLSETRREAIARETLDIYAPIANRLGIQQIKTELEDLALKHLKPDVYQMIDEQVRNRAQARDKFITDVRKIIVGKMREHNIECEIHGRLKHYYSIWRKMENQHIPFDQVHDIVAFRIIVDSLQQCYEALGVIHSLWRPVPGRFKDYIAMPKGNGYQSLHTTAIGPHGDRVEFQIRTNEMHESAEHGIAAHWKYKEGRLITDKDEMKFKWIRKLLEWQTELSDPSEFLDTVRLDLFADDVYVFTPKGRLLEFPRGSTPVDFAYAIHSDVGHSCIGAKVNGKIVPLRYELRSGDTVEVLTGKQKQPHKDWLSFVISSRAKAKIRQFIRIEDKGRSSQLGRELLEKECRRYGLNVNQVLKSDELEEFANKASYCKEEGLLSAVGYGKISPMQIIALFVPHEKLHPEDRPRDKEAESVIGKIVKKLKRSKGMVKVGGMSDMMVSFGKCCNPVPGDPIVGYVTRGRGVVIHVKDCEKVLGQDDERFINVEWDMSNAQSRVTRVKAVCADRPGILAKMTEAISQQGGNIVGASIKVNDDKTATNLFEVEIKDIAQLRAVIKGLERVKGMISVERIRD, encoded by the coding sequence ATGATAAGGCTACACGACATACTGGACATGGTCTCGGCGTATATTCCGGACGCGGATCTGGATCTCATACGCAAGGCCTACATCTTCTCAGCCAAGGCCCACCAGGGTCAGACGCGGAGATCCGGCGAACCCTACCTCATACATCCGATGGAGGTCGCTGGGATACTCGCCGGCATGCGCCTGGACGTGCCGTCCATAGCCACGGCCCTTCTGCACGACACGGTCGAGGATACGGTCGCGACCCTTGAGGAGATAGAGACCCTCTTCGGCGAGGAGATAAAGAATCTCGTCGACGGCGTGACGAAGCTGTCGAAGATCCAATTCACGACCAGCGAGGAGCGCCAGGCCGAGAATTTCCGCAAGATGATCATGGCGATGGCCAAGGACATAAGGGTCATCATCGTGAAACTCGCGGACCGCGTGCACAATATGCGCACGTTGGAGCATCTGTCGGAGACGAGGCGCGAGGCGATCGCCCGCGAGACGCTGGACATATACGCGCCGATAGCCAACAGGCTGGGCATCCAGCAGATAAAGACCGAGCTCGAGGATCTGGCGCTCAAGCACCTCAAGCCCGACGTCTATCAGATGATCGACGAACAGGTGAGGAACCGGGCGCAGGCGAGGGACAAGTTCATCACGGACGTGCGCAAGATCATCGTCGGGAAAATGCGCGAGCACAACATCGAGTGCGAGATCCACGGAAGGCTCAAACACTATTACAGCATCTGGCGCAAGATGGAGAATCAGCATATCCCGTTCGACCAGGTCCACGACATAGTGGCGTTTCGCATCATCGTGGACTCGCTGCAGCAGTGCTACGAGGCGCTCGGTGTGATCCACTCGCTGTGGCGGCCCGTTCCCGGCAGATTCAAGGACTATATCGCCATGCCCAAGGGCAACGGTTACCAGTCGCTGCACACCACCGCCATCGGCCCGCATGGCGACCGCGTGGAGTTCCAGATCAGGACTAACGAGATGCACGAGTCCGCGGAGCATGGCATAGCGGCTCACTGGAAGTATAAAGAGGGCAGGCTCATCACCGACAAGGATGAGATGAAGTTCAAGTGGATTCGAAAGCTGCTGGAATGGCAGACCGAGCTCTCGGACCCCAGCGAGTTCCTCGACACCGTGAGGCTCGATCTCTTCGCGGACGACGTGTATGTATTCACTCCGAAAGGCAGGCTCCTCGAGTTCCCCCGCGGCTCGACGCCCGTGGATTTTGCGTACGCCATCCATTCCGACGTCGGGCACTCCTGCATCGGCGCCAAGGTCAACGGCAAGATCGTGCCGCTACGCTATGAGTTGCGCAGCGGCGACACGGTCGAGGTCCTCACCGGCAAGCAGAAGCAGCCGCACAAGGACTGGCTCTCGTTCGTCATCTCTTCCAGGGCGAAGGCCAAGATCCGCCAGTTCATCAGGATCGAGGATAAGGGCCGCAGCTCGCAGCTCGGCCGGGAGCTCCTGGAGAAGGAGTGCCGCAGGTACGGGCTCAACGTGAATCAGGTTTTAAAGAGCGACGAGCTCGAGGAATTCGCTAACAAGGCCTCCTATTGCAAGGAGGAGGGCCTCCTCTCCGCGGTCGGCTACGGCAAGATTTCGCCGATGCAGATCATCGCGCTCTTCGTGCCGCATGAGAAGCTGCACCCGGAGGATCGTCCCAGGGACAAGGAGGCCGAGTCGGTCATCGGCAAGATCGTCAAGAAGCTCAAGCGCTCCAAGGGCATGGTCAAGGTGGGCGGCATGAGCGACATGATGGTCAGCTTCGGCAAGTGCTGCAATCCCGTGCCGGGCGATCCCATCGTTGGCTATGTGACGCGCGGTCGCGGTGTGGTCATACACGTCAAGGACTGCGAGAAGGTGCTGGGCCAGGACGACGAGCGCTTCATCAACGTGGAATGGGATATGTCCAACGCTCAGTCCAGGGTCACGCGCGTAAAGGCCGTCTGTGCCGACAGACCGGGGATACTCGCGAAGATGACTGAGGCGATATCGCAGCAGGGCGGCAACATAGTCGGCGCCTCCATAAAGGTGAACGATGACAAGACGGCCACGAACCTCTTCGAGGTGGAGATAAAGGATATTGCCCAGCTGCGGGCCGTCATCAAGGGGCTGGAGCGCGTGAAGGGGATGATATCGGTGGAGCGAATCAGGGACTAG
- the rpmB gene encoding 50S ribosomal protein L28 yields MPATCEICGKKTLYGRNVSHSNIKTRKISRPNLQTIRINRNGRTFRATVCTRCIRSGSVVKA; encoded by the coding sequence ATGCCAGCCACCTGTGAAATATGTGGGAAGAAGACCCTCTACGGCCGTAACGTCTCCCACTCTAATATCAAGACCCGCAAGATATCCAGGCCCAACCTTCAGACCATCAGGATCAACCGCAACGGCCGCACATTCAGAGCCACGGTATGCACGCGCTGCATACGCTCCGGCAGCGTCGTAAAAGCATAG